The following are encoded in a window of Arthrobacter woluwensis genomic DNA:
- a CDS encoding ABC transporter permease has product MLRVALSQLRTHGRRFIAVGLAIMLAVAFLVSTLLVSSSTKASLAASLGESYHRAGLVVAPLKSTENFTPGDVTTLSKVPGVESVYGQADAIALVDGHNASFLGMVRNSAPAELESAKTRSGHLPGSTGEVAIDASTAEQFRLSVGSVLKLQPGGGAEESAGSPKPGQIALKISGILEPSSDPLRGSFAQLLAPASVVSQLSGGEDKVSLIQLRLAAGADVGHVKQEAAKALASGPVASAIRTPEEAAVAQVQQFTDGQDQLTVVLLAFAVIALFVSALVVSNTFSVIIAQRTRELALLRCIGATRSQIRSSVLVEAAIVGFVSSVIGALVGVGVMAGLIALAKTDPTRAFATLAVDPLALVAGVLIGVIMTFIAALVPARAATRVAPLAALRPLDDASLSNRRGRVRLVIGFILLVIGLPMLLGGAWLNSLFVALPGGLLTFLGVLFCAGLFIPGAVRAVGRLAHPSGVPGRLAALNAVRNPARTSATASALLIGVTLVTMMMVGAGSAKAALGQGLAERYPVDISVSSPSGPSERQPGSASKAFTPASAQSVSGLKGVASSALLVTAGNFVDTSDGANGSQMTVYAVDPAAARTVLNDQNRQPQNGTLLVSRTGPKGPVTVNGPRGKIVLEAVRTKTDEMLPVMTLEDAKTINNALPTTGERLWVKLNADVQASDIRGVVNTIATTLDVPAAYVSGAVMERAAFEEVINVMLLVVTALLAVAVFIALIGVANTLSLSVLERTRENSLLRALGLTRRQLRLMLALEAVLIAGVSALLGVLLGGAFGWLGAKSALGVMGPVPFDAPWLGIAGVLLVAIVAALLASIVPARRAARLSPVEGLAVS; this is encoded by the coding sequence ATGCTGCGCGTCGCACTCTCTCAATTGCGCACCCACGGGAGGCGCTTCATCGCCGTGGGCCTGGCCATCATGCTCGCGGTGGCCTTCCTGGTCAGCACCCTCCTGGTCTCCTCCAGCACCAAGGCCTCCCTGGCCGCAAGCCTCGGCGAAAGCTATCACCGGGCCGGCCTCGTAGTGGCCCCGTTGAAGAGCACCGAGAACTTCACGCCGGGCGACGTCACGACCCTCTCCAAGGTGCCGGGCGTGGAATCCGTCTACGGCCAGGCCGACGCCATCGCGCTGGTGGACGGCCACAACGCCTCCTTCCTGGGCATGGTCCGGAATTCCGCCCCCGCCGAGCTGGAATCCGCCAAGACACGCTCGGGTCATCTGCCGGGCTCCACCGGCGAAGTGGCCATCGACGCCAGCACGGCCGAACAGTTCCGGCTCAGCGTCGGGTCCGTGCTGAAACTCCAGCCGGGCGGTGGCGCCGAGGAGAGCGCGGGCTCCCCCAAACCGGGGCAGATCGCGCTCAAGATCTCCGGCATCCTGGAGCCGAGCTCGGATCCGCTGCGAGGCAGCTTCGCGCAGCTTCTGGCACCTGCCTCCGTGGTCTCCCAGCTCTCGGGCGGTGAGGACAAGGTCTCCCTGATCCAGCTCCGCCTCGCCGCCGGCGCCGACGTCGGTCACGTGAAGCAGGAGGCCGCGAAGGCCCTCGCCTCCGGCCCCGTGGCGTCCGCCATCCGCACCCCGGAGGAGGCCGCCGTCGCGCAGGTCCAGCAGTTCACGGACGGCCAGGATCAGCTGACCGTCGTGCTGCTCGCCTTCGCCGTGATCGCCCTGTTCGTCTCCGCCCTCGTGGTGTCCAACACCTTCTCGGTGATCATCGCCCAGCGCACCCGCGAACTGGCACTGCTCCGCTGCATCGGCGCCACCCGCTCCCAGATCCGTTCCTCCGTGCTGGTGGAAGCGGCGATCGTGGGCTTCGTCTCCTCGGTGATCGGCGCACTCGTGGGTGTCGGCGTGATGGCCGGGCTGATCGCCCTGGCCAAGACGGACCCGACGCGGGCCTTCGCCACCCTCGCCGTCGATCCGCTGGCCCTCGTGGCGGGCGTTCTCATCGGCGTGATCATGACGTTCATCGCGGCGCTCGTGCCCGCCCGGGCCGCGACGCGAGTCGCCCCGCTGGCGGCCCTCCGCCCGCTCGACGACGCCTCGCTGAGCAACCGCCGCGGCCGGGTCCGTCTGGTGATCGGCTTCATCCTGCTGGTCATCGGTCTGCCGATGCTGCTGGGCGGAGCCTGGCTGAACAGCCTGTTCGTGGCCCTTCCGGGCGGTCTGCTGACCTTCCTGGGCGTGCTGTTCTGCGCCGGACTGTTCATCCCGGGGGCCGTCCGCGCCGTGGGTCGTCTGGCCCATCCGAGCGGTGTCCCCGGCCGTCTGGCCGCGCTGAACGCGGTCCGCAACCCGGCCCGCACCTCGGCCACGGCGTCCGCCCTCCTCATCGGCGTGACGCTCGTGACCATGATGATGGTGGGCGCCGGCTCGGCGAAGGCGGCCCTGGGTCAGGGGCTGGCCGAGCGCTATCCCGTCGACATCAGTGTCAGCTCGCCGTCGGGCCCGTCCGAGCGTCAGCCGGGCTCCGCCTCCAAGGCGTTCACCCCGGCCTCCGCGCAGAGCGTCTCCGGGCTGAAGGGCGTGGCGTCCAGCGCGCTGCTCGTCACCGCAGGCAACTTCGTCGACACCTCCGACGGCGCCAACGGCTCCCAGATGACGGTCTACGCGGTCGATCCGGCCGCCGCCCGCACGGTCCTCAACGACCAGAACCGCCAGCCGCAGAACGGAACGCTCCTGGTCTCCCGCACCGGGCCCAAGGGTCCGGTGACCGTGAACGGTCCGCGCGGCAAGATCGTCCTCGAAGCCGTCCGCACCAAGACCGACGAGATGCTCCCGGTCATGACCCTGGAGGACGCCAAGACCATCAACAACGCCCTCCCCACCACGGGCGAGCGGCTGTGGGTGAAGCTCAACGCCGATGTGCAGGCGAGCGACATCCGCGGCGTGGTCAACACGATCGCCACGACGCTGGACGTCCCGGCGGCCTATGTGAGCGGGGCGGTCATGGAACGGGCCGCGTTCGAAGAGGTCATCAACGTCATGCTGCTCGTGGTCACGGCCCTGCTGGCGGTGGCGGTGTTCATCGCCCTGATCGGCGTGGCGAACACGCTGAGCCTGTCCGTGCTGGAACGCACCCGTGAGAACTCGCTCCTCCGGGCGCTCGGTCTGACACGGCGCCAGCTCCGGCTCATGCTGGCCCTCGAAGCGGTGCTGATCGCAGGCGTCTCGGCGCTCCTGGGCGTGCTGCTCGGCGGCGCGTTCGGCTGGCTCGGAGCGAAGTCGGCCCTCGGCGTGATGGGTCCCGTGCCGTTCGACGCCCCGTGGCTCGGCATCGCCGGAGTGCTCCTGGTGGCGATCGTGGCGGCGCTGCTCGCTTCCATCGTCCCGGCACGGCGTGCGGCACGGCTCTCCCCCGTGGAGGGACTGGCCGTGAGCTGA
- a CDS encoding beta-ketoacyl-[acyl-carrier-protein] synthase family protein, with protein sequence MESSAVVITGLGAITPLGPDVPTTWAALLAGGSGLGVVSLPGTGVAELARQVAGRMAVDPATLLDPVQAKRLDRSQQAALVATAEAWVDAGMPDVDPDRFAVAIGTGIGGVTTLLEQDDVLETSGQRRVSPRTIPMLMPNAAAATISIEYGARGGAYTPVSACSSGAEAIALGARLIRSGEADVVIAGGTEAAIAPITVAGFAQTRALAQPGEDAASASRPFAADRRGFVLSEGAAVVVLESAEHARRRGAAVHAVLAGAGITSDAHHITAPAPDGSGQTAAMRKALAQAGLRPEDISHVNAHATGTPVGDSGEAEAIREVFGRATVTAPKAALGHLFGAAGAIEALLAVLSVEHGVVPPTRNLSPDTVDPGIDLDVALERRDTPQAAVLSNSFGFGGQNVSLVVTRA encoded by the coding sequence ATGGAATCCTCCGCAGTGGTCATCACCGGCCTCGGCGCCATCACTCCCCTGGGCCCGGACGTTCCCACGACCTGGGCCGCCCTGCTCGCCGGTGGCTCGGGGCTGGGCGTCGTCTCGCTCCCCGGCACCGGTGTCGCGGAGCTCGCCCGGCAGGTCGCGGGCCGGATGGCGGTCGATCCTGCCACCCTGCTGGACCCTGTCCAGGCCAAGCGGCTCGACCGCTCCCAGCAAGCGGCCCTCGTGGCCACGGCGGAGGCGTGGGTGGACGCCGGGATGCCCGACGTCGACCCGGACCGTTTCGCCGTCGCCATCGGCACGGGCATCGGCGGGGTGACCACGCTGCTCGAGCAGGACGACGTGCTGGAGACCTCGGGGCAGCGCCGCGTCTCCCCACGGACGATCCCCATGCTCATGCCCAATGCCGCGGCCGCGACCATCAGCATCGAGTACGGCGCCCGCGGCGGCGCATACACCCCGGTGTCGGCCTGCTCGTCGGGAGCCGAGGCCATCGCGCTCGGGGCCCGGCTCATCAGGTCCGGGGAGGCGGACGTGGTGATCGCGGGAGGAACCGAGGCCGCGATCGCGCCGATCACCGTCGCCGGGTTCGCGCAGACCCGCGCCCTCGCGCAGCCCGGCGAGGACGCCGCCTCAGCCTCCCGGCCGTTCGCCGCCGACCGGCGGGGCTTCGTGCTCTCGGAAGGCGCCGCCGTCGTCGTCCTGGAGAGCGCCGAGCATGCGCGACGCCGTGGGGCGGCCGTTCACGCGGTCCTGGCCGGGGCGGGCATCACCTCCGACGCACACCACATCACGGCCCCGGCTCCGGACGGTTCGGGGCAGACCGCCGCCATGCGCAAGGCCCTCGCCCAGGCGGGACTGCGCCCCGAGGACATCTCCCACGTCAACGCTCATGCGACCGGGACACCGGTGGGCGATTCCGGCGAGGCCGAGGCCATCCGCGAGGTCTTCGGCCGGGCCACGGTCACGGCACCGAAAGCCGCGCTGGGCCATCTGTTCGGCGCCGCGGGCGCGATCGAGGCACTCCTGGCGGTCCTGAGCGTGGAACACGGGGTCGTCCCGCCCACCCGGAACCTCTCTCCGGACACGGTGGACCCCGGCATCGACCTGGACGTCGCCCTCGAACGGCGCGACACTCCGCAGGCCGCGGTGCTGAGCAACTCCTTCGGCTTCGGCGGGCAGAACGTGTCGCTCGTCGTCACCCGCGCCTAG
- a CDS encoding response regulator, with amino-acid sequence MQEPTPIRVALVDDQQLVRSGFSMLINSQPDLTVVAEASNGLEALQNLAATTADVVLMDVRMPGMDGIEATRRLLDDSSRQNPGSQRAGLKVVVLTTFDLDEYALEAIQAGASGFLLKDAPPEELLEAIRTVHRGDAVIAPSTTRRLLDHVAPMLRNSPQARGNHQEELDSLTPREREVFEMIAAGDSNPEIAARLFVSEATVKTHVGHVLAKMQARDRVQLVVMAYEAGVVTPGVG; translated from the coding sequence ATGCAGGAACCCACCCCCATCCGCGTCGCCCTGGTGGACGATCAGCAACTGGTCCGCTCGGGCTTCAGCATGCTCATCAACTCCCAGCCGGATCTGACGGTGGTGGCCGAGGCGTCCAACGGCCTCGAAGCCCTCCAGAACCTCGCCGCCACGACCGCCGATGTGGTGCTCATGGACGTGCGCATGCCCGGGATGGACGGAATCGAAGCCACCCGACGCCTCTTGGACGACTCGTCGCGCCAGAACCCCGGCTCGCAGCGCGCCGGCCTCAAGGTCGTGGTGCTGACCACCTTCGACCTCGACGAGTACGCGCTCGAAGCCATCCAGGCCGGCGCCAGCGGCTTCCTCCTCAAGGACGCGCCCCCGGAAGAACTTCTGGAGGCCATCCGCACCGTGCACCGCGGCGACGCCGTGATCGCCCCCTCCACCACCCGCAGGCTTCTGGACCATGTGGCGCCCATGCTCCGCAACAGCCCCCAGGCCCGTGGCAACCATCAGGAGGAGCTCGACTCCCTCACGCCGCGCGAGCGGGAGGTCTTCGAGATGATCGCAGCCGGTGACTCCAACCCGGAGATCGCCGCCCGGCTGTTCGTCTCCGAAGCCACGGTCAAGACTCACGTGGGTCACGTGCTGGCCAAGATGCAGGCCCGCGACCGGGTGCAGCTCGTCGTCATGGCGTACGAGGCCGGAGTGGTCACCCCGGGCGTCGGCTGA
- a CDS encoding MBL fold metallo-hydrolase: MSEPQTGSPAPGRPSPAEVPLPAELLSGVLTDAGPGFRVLLAPNPGPMSLRGTQSYVIGPDGACVVVDPGPEDETHLAALAALRPVLILVTHRHADHTAGIDRLREMTGAPVRAASPDFCRAAGPLLDGETLRVGDLEIRVIATPGHTSDSLCFHVLGVRAPGEDGGQEGGGLLSGDTILGAGTTMLDHPDGTVADYLASLGKLAALAEDAGAPVTLFPAHGGLGGDLGVVVREYREHRLSRLGEVRRAVAAVGDDVDAVTAAVYPDVPDGVRRAARLSVEAQLRYLRDSRDD; the protein is encoded by the coding sequence GTGTCTGAACCGCAGACGGGGTCTCCCGCCCCCGGCCGGCCCTCGCCCGCCGAGGTGCCTCTGCCCGCCGAGCTGCTGTCCGGTGTCCTGACCGACGCCGGTCCCGGCTTCCGGGTGCTGCTCGCCCCGAACCCCGGGCCCATGAGCCTGCGCGGCACGCAGAGTTACGTGATCGGGCCGGACGGCGCGTGCGTGGTCGTTGATCCCGGGCCTGAGGACGAGACTCATCTGGCAGCGCTGGCCGCCCTCCGGCCGGTGCTGATCCTGGTCACGCACCGCCACGCGGACCACACGGCGGGCATCGACCGGCTGCGGGAAATGACCGGCGCTCCCGTGCGGGCCGCGTCCCCGGACTTCTGCCGAGCCGCAGGACCGTTGCTGGACGGGGAGACGTTGCGAGTGGGTGACCTGGAGATCCGCGTGATCGCGACGCCGGGCCACACCTCCGATTCGCTCTGCTTCCATGTGCTGGGTGTCCGGGCGCCCGGCGAGGACGGGGGACAGGAGGGCGGCGGCCTCCTGAGTGGCGACACGATCCTCGGCGCCGGCACCACGATGCTGGACCACCCGGACGGCACGGTCGCCGACTACCTCGCCAGCCTCGGGAAGCTGGCCGCCCTCGCGGAGGACGCCGGGGCTCCGGTGACCCTGTTCCCGGCCCACGGCGGGCTGGGCGGGGACCTCGGCGTCGTCGTGCGGGAGTACCGCGAGCACCGCCTCTCCCGGCTCGGCGAGGTGCGCCGCGCTGTCGCCGCCGTGGGCGACGACGTCGACGCGGTCACCGCCGCCGTCTATCCGGACGTGCCGGACGGCGTGAGGCGTGCCGCGCGCCTGAGCGTCGAGGCGCAGCTGAGGTACCTGCGGGACTCCCGCGACGACTAG
- a CDS encoding branched-chain amino acid aminotransferase, with translation MTATAQDVTFTIQRSETPKSAEERAEILANPGFGNHFTDHTAVVDYTVDADGNGSWHDARVEPYGPISLDPAAGVLHYGQEIFEGLKAYRHADGSIWTFRPDANARRLNKSAERLALPQLPEEVFVEAIKRLVAEDQDWVPSGDGEALYLRPFMIATEAFLGVRPAREVSFRVIASPAGNYFGGELKPVSIWISRQYARAGRGGTGAAKCGGNYAASLIAQMEAESHGCKQVLFLDPFNDNAVEELGGMNVFFVLKDGSLVTPALSGTILEGVTRSSIITVAREMGREVVERKITLDEWRDGVASGEIAEVFACGTAAVITPIGLLKDETESIGSEDAKAGEVTMAIRERLLGIQTGKVEDTHGWLTRLA, from the coding sequence ATGACTGCGACGGCTCAAGACGTCACCTTCACCATCCAGCGCTCGGAGACCCCGAAGTCCGCTGAGGAACGCGCCGAGATCCTGGCGAACCCGGGATTCGGCAACCACTTCACCGACCACACCGCCGTCGTCGACTACACGGTCGACGCGGACGGCAACGGTTCCTGGCATGACGCCCGCGTCGAGCCCTACGGCCCGATCAGCCTGGACCCCGCGGCCGGCGTGCTGCACTACGGCCAGGAGATCTTCGAAGGCCTCAAGGCGTACCGTCACGCCGACGGTTCCATCTGGACCTTCCGTCCCGACGCCAACGCCCGCCGTCTGAACAAGTCCGCCGAGCGCCTCGCGCTGCCACAGCTTCCCGAAGAGGTCTTCGTCGAGGCGATCAAGCGGCTCGTGGCCGAGGACCAGGACTGGGTCCCGTCCGGCGACGGCGAGGCCCTGTACCTCCGTCCGTTCATGATCGCCACCGAGGCCTTCCTGGGTGTCCGCCCGGCGCGTGAGGTGTCCTTCCGCGTCATCGCGTCCCCGGCCGGCAACTACTTCGGCGGCGAGCTGAAGCCCGTCTCCATCTGGATCTCCCGCCAGTACGCCCGTGCGGGACGCGGCGGCACCGGTGCGGCCAAGTGCGGCGGCAACTACGCCGCGTCGCTGATCGCCCAGATGGAAGCCGAGTCGCACGGCTGCAAGCAGGTGCTCTTCCTGGACCCGTTCAATGACAACGCGGTCGAAGAGCTCGGCGGCATGAACGTCTTCTTCGTCCTCAAGGACGGCTCCCTGGTGACCCCCGCCCTCAGCGGCACCATCCTCGAAGGCGTCACCCGATCCTCGATCATCACCGTGGCCCGCGAAATGGGCCGCGAAGTGGTCGAGCGCAAGATCACCCTGGATGAGTGGCGCGACGGCGTGGCCTCCGGCGAGATCGCCGAAGTGTTCGCCTGCGGCACGGCCGCGGTCATCACCCCGATCGGCCTGCTCAAGGACGAGACCGAGAGCATCGGCAGCGAGGACGCCAAGGCCGGCGAGGTCACCATGGCCATCCGCGAACGCCTGCTCGGGATCCAGACCGGCAAGGTCGAGGACACGCACGGCTGGCTGACCCGCCTGGCCTGA
- a CDS encoding 3-isopropylmalate dehydrogenase has protein sequence MSTSTIDLAVIPGDGIGPEVTAEALAVLTAAVERDGVQVSPTHYALGAQHWLETGETLPESVLEDLRTRDAILFGAIGAAPGDTRIPSGLIERELLLKLRFSLDHYVNLRPSRLYGTVGSPLANPGEIDFVVVREGTEGPYVGNGGSLRTGTPQEVATEVSLNTAYGVERVVRDAFRRASQRPRKKVTLVHKHNVLVFAGHLWKRTVEAVAQEFPEVSHDYLHIDAATIFLVTDPSRFDVIVTDNLFGDILTDLAAAVTGGIGLAASGNINMDRTAPSMFEPVHGSAPDIAGQQKADPTAAILSAALLLDHLGHHEAARRIETAVAADVESRTGAPRTTSEIGAAITEAVRKA, from the coding sequence ATGAGCACGAGCACCATTGATCTGGCAGTCATCCCCGGCGACGGCATCGGACCCGAAGTCACCGCTGAGGCGCTCGCCGTGCTCACCGCCGCCGTCGAACGTGACGGCGTTCAGGTCTCGCCCACGCACTATGCGCTGGGCGCCCAGCACTGGCTCGAGACCGGCGAGACCCTGCCGGAATCCGTGCTGGAGGACCTCAGGACCCGGGACGCGATCCTGTTCGGAGCCATCGGCGCCGCGCCGGGCGACACCCGCATCCCGTCCGGACTGATCGAGCGCGAGCTCCTGCTCAAGCTGCGCTTCTCCCTGGACCACTACGTGAACCTGCGGCCCTCCCGCCTGTACGGCACGGTGGGCAGCCCCCTGGCGAACCCGGGGGAGATCGACTTCGTCGTGGTCCGTGAAGGCACCGAGGGCCCGTACGTGGGCAACGGCGGCTCCCTCCGCACGGGAACCCCGCAGGAGGTGGCCACCGAGGTCTCGCTCAACACGGCCTACGGCGTCGAGCGCGTGGTCCGGGACGCCTTCCGGCGTGCCAGCCAGCGCCCTCGCAAGAAGGTCACCCTGGTGCACAAGCACAACGTCCTGGTGTTCGCCGGGCACTTGTGGAAGCGCACCGTGGAGGCTGTCGCCCAGGAATTCCCTGAGGTCAGCCACGATTACCTGCACATCGACGCGGCCACCATCTTCCTGGTGACCGATCCCAGCCGCTTCGATGTGATCGTCACGGACAACCTCTTCGGTGACATCCTCACCGACCTCGCCGCTGCCGTCACGGGTGGCATCGGCCTGGCGGCGTCCGGGAACATCAACATGGACCGCACCGCACCGTCCATGTTCGAACCCGTGCACGGCTCGGCGCCCGACATCGCCGGCCAGCAGAAGGCGGACCCCACGGCGGCCATCCTCTCCGCCGCGCTCCTGCTCGATCATCTGGGCCACCACGAGGCGGCCCGGCGCATTGAGACGGCCGTGGCGGCCGACGTCGAGTCCCGCACGGGTGCCCCGCGCACCACGAGCGAGATCGGCGCAGCCATCACCGAAGCCGTCCGCAAAGCGTAA
- a CDS encoding ABC transporter ATP-binding protein, with the protein MTTTTHQFPSPGSPSGTSQLAVSAQHLVKNYGKGETAVAALRDVSIDFAKGRFTAIMGPSGSGKSTLMHLLAGLDTADSGHIHLGDTEITGLNDTQLTTLRRENVGFVFQAFNLVPTLTAEQNILLPIELAGGKADLEWFDFIVDVLGLKDRLKHRPHELSGGQQQRVAVARALLTRPHVLFGDEPTGNLDSRSGAEVLSLLRRSSKELGQTIIMVTHDPVAASYADRVILMSDGQVVGQIEQPTAESVLAAMSELGA; encoded by the coding sequence ATGACCACGACAACGCACCAATTCCCTTCGCCCGGTTCGCCCTCCGGGACCTCGCAACTGGCCGTCAGCGCCCAGCATCTCGTGAAGAACTACGGCAAGGGTGAAACCGCCGTGGCCGCCCTGCGGGACGTCAGCATCGACTTCGCCAAGGGCCGCTTCACCGCCATCATGGGGCCGTCCGGCTCCGGCAAGTCCACCCTGATGCACCTTCTCGCCGGCCTGGACACCGCCGACTCCGGCCACATCCACCTCGGCGACACCGAGATCACCGGTCTGAACGACACCCAGCTCACGACCCTGCGGCGTGAGAACGTCGGCTTCGTCTTCCAGGCCTTCAACCTCGTGCCCACTCTCACGGCGGAGCAGAACATCCTGCTCCCCATCGAACTCGCGGGCGGCAAGGCCGACCTCGAGTGGTTCGACTTCATCGTGGACGTCCTCGGCCTGAAGGACCGGCTCAAGCACCGCCCGCACGAGCTCAGTGGCGGGCAGCAGCAGCGCGTCGCCGTCGCACGCGCCCTGCTCACCCGGCCGCACGTGCTGTTCGGCGATGAGCCCACCGGCAACCTGGACTCCCGCTCCGGCGCGGAGGTCCTCTCCCTGCTCCGCCGCAGCAGCAAGGAACTGGGGCAGACCATCATCATGGTCACCCACGACCCGGTCGCCGCGAGCTACGCCGACCGCGTGATCCTCATGAGCGACGGCCAGGTGGTCGGCCAGATCGAGCAGCCCACGGCCGAGTCGGTTCTCGCCGCCATGAGCGAGCTGGGGGCCTGA
- a CDS encoding sensor histidine kinase, producing the protein MEFWQRITHWTHRHHFVVDVIVAVLVILGVESIYLLSMVTSPDPGDPMYTSRIWGAILSLPMLATLAWRRTRPRIAMWSLAVLCLASLGIEYDLAGGILAVPFIIYAAAAYGRRWDGRFALILGLLGGVLLPAKILAQNVNDFSRGEIFGVAMAAVTLWLVVLFCWTLGALTRARRIRIQALEDRARRLEIENQQERALAAADERAHIAREMHDIVAHSLSVIITQADGGRYAAVADPEMGRKVLETIAQTGRASLAEMRRLLGVLRQEEDTEYRPQPGLEDIPHLVTDMRASGLAVALQEEGAPRSTLPAGAGLTAYRLVQEALTNCLKHAGPAASVNATLRWSAKGLHLTIKDDGRGAAADPPSAGGGNGLRGMAERVALYDGKVTAGPAPGGGFTVEALIPYSEA; encoded by the coding sequence ATGGAATTCTGGCAGCGCATCACCCATTGGACCCACCGGCACCACTTCGTCGTGGACGTGATCGTGGCGGTCCTCGTCATCCTCGGGGTCGAGTCCATCTACCTGCTGTCGATGGTCACCTCCCCGGACCCCGGCGATCCGATGTACACGAGCAGGATCTGGGGCGCCATTCTGAGCCTCCCCATGCTCGCGACCCTGGCCTGGCGCCGGACGCGCCCACGGATCGCCATGTGGTCCCTCGCGGTGCTCTGCCTCGCGAGCCTCGGGATCGAGTACGACCTGGCCGGCGGCATCCTCGCCGTTCCCTTCATCATCTACGCCGCTGCGGCGTACGGCCGGCGCTGGGACGGCCGCTTCGCCCTGATCCTCGGTCTCCTCGGCGGTGTCCTGCTCCCCGCCAAGATCCTCGCGCAGAACGTGAACGACTTCTCCCGGGGCGAGATCTTCGGCGTCGCGATGGCGGCCGTCACCCTGTGGCTCGTCGTCCTCTTCTGCTGGACCCTCGGCGCCCTCACCCGGGCACGACGCATCAGGATCCAGGCTCTGGAGGACCGGGCGCGGCGGCTGGAGATCGAAAACCAGCAGGAACGTGCCCTGGCCGCCGCAGACGAACGGGCGCACATCGCCCGGGAGATGCACGACATCGTGGCTCACTCACTGTCCGTGATCATCACCCAGGCCGACGGCGGCCGGTACGCGGCGGTCGCGGATCCGGAGATGGGACGCAAGGTCCTGGAGACGATCGCTCAGACCGGCCGCGCCTCGCTGGCTGAGATGCGACGGCTCCTCGGAGTGCTCCGACAGGAAGAGGACACGGAATACCGTCCCCAGCCCGGGCTCGAGGACATCCCCCATCTCGTGACGGACATGCGGGCCAGCGGGCTCGCCGTCGCGCTCCAGGAGGAGGGCGCGCCGCGCTCGACGCTGCCCGCCGGGGCCGGGCTGACCGCCTACCGGCTCGTGCAGGAGGCGCTGACCAACTGCCTCAAGCACGCCGGACCGGCCGCCTCGGTGAACGCCACGCTGCGGTGGAGCGCCAAGGGGCTGCATCTCACGATCAAGGACGACGGACGCGGCGCCGCCGCCGATCCGCCGTCGGCCGGGGGCGGCAACGGGCTGCGCGGGATGGCCGAGCGCGTGGCGCTCTACGATGGAAAGGTCACGGCAGGACCCGCCCCCGGCGGAGGATTCACCGTGGAAGCACTGATCCCCTACTCGGAGGCCTGA
- a CDS encoding TetR/AcrR family transcriptional regulator C-terminal domain-containing protein, with translation MIAERSTATAVPSTGGERGRATRNRLTAAAARLCSERRSLDVSVAEIAREAGVFPNQVTYHFGSKDSLLLHAAFLVLLHETRRVERIGRQAHDAEAFRRNISRAVLALPALPLVAKALATGVAKPELAPVVDHHLHLLFRQSERFLRQQIDGRGWATARPLEAEARTFWSTALGAALLSRAGADGTADDLDLAGVLTVRDEADPLG, from the coding sequence ATGATCGCGGAACGAAGCACGGCCACCGCCGTACCCTCGACGGGAGGGGAGCGCGGCCGCGCCACCCGGAATCGGCTCACGGCCGCCGCCGCCCGGCTCTGCTCCGAGCGGCGGAGCCTCGACGTGAGCGTGGCGGAGATCGCCCGGGAGGCGGGGGTCTTCCCGAACCAGGTCACGTATCACTTCGGTTCCAAGGACTCCCTGCTGCTCCACGCAGCCTTCCTGGTGCTGCTGCACGAGACGCGGCGGGTCGAACGCATCGGACGGCAGGCGCACGACGCCGAAGCGTTCCGGCGCAACATCTCTCGTGCCGTGCTCGCTCTTCCCGCGCTTCCCCTCGTGGCGAAAGCCCTCGCGACCGGGGTCGCCAAGCCGGAACTCGCTCCCGTGGTCGATCATCATCTGCACCTGCTGTTCCGTCAGTCGGAGCGGTTCCTGCGGCAGCAGATCGACGGCCGGGGGTGGGCGACGGCGCGGCCCCTCGAGGCCGAGGCCCGCACCTTCTGGAGCACGGCGCTGGGGGCGGCGCTCCTCTCCCGTGCCGGCGCCGACGGCACGGCCGATGATCTGGACCTGGCCGGAGTGCTCACCGTCCGGGACGAGGCTGACCCGCTCGGCTGA